The following coding sequences lie in one Haematobia irritans isolate KBUSLIRL chromosome 3, ASM5000362v1, whole genome shotgun sequence genomic window:
- the dah gene encoding discontinuous actin hexagon → MDGFGNALVDFPKINNIISQLQYDFENYKYTCYRCASKFVKLQKILYTNNIPYKLVMAVMDRHGIVDDVNLMVPPFQLTSLIHDIYFACEKMGHFSKSISYTLENATALLSNFFWNIFDPHRRHSISLLEIKITFLLLCKLYASEQIVNEFYILLSNRKTKCVSKLNFEYMLNILTKIFSYIGEGSAYGFQNISLVLDQCYARCHNLSGLTDHQFHCLWTRTQTRFLIYANLIALIKRIEDTEKLIHLNSCASCHLEKITGIRFKCQSCKDLSLCLKCFAQGYTNNRHDAGHRMYEVFVEDLPPKKFSYYLSKLCTGMFCAPKPSSEDTTGFANETVTQNDTELVTIATNRTSNASTVSLKTLPKSHQTSKEAVIRDKTINDTKQKSDVGESLACLTTTASTALNVSGKLQSLIDRLLNQNEKLENQLKCIGSSSTEQISNFLTAHQEFLREIISEMRNISSTNSEMEKSFLPSSTPNRWGTVTSGMDDLSAVVNMQSNGGGNFPIDSKPKDFLTHSINGADINRTYLDANKSDYSINDLSIWFNQRRLSSIAPISLPVSLPLPSLNELSSHEELNYYGVNTRDTEMNNFKLLLTKVKEIVDDSYSDNTELSEATQNLENALESIINIEEDRRLSLK, encoded by the exons ATGGATGGCTTTGGAAACGCACTTGTTGATTTTCCCAAGATTAACAATATTATTAGCCAACTTCAATACGATTTTGAGAATTACAAATATACATGTTATAGATGTGCTTCAAAATTCGTTAAGTTACAAAAGATCCTCTACA CAAACAACATTCCATACAAGTTGGTTATGGCCGTTATGGATCGTCATGGAATTGTGGACGATGTAAATCTAATGGTACCACCATTTCAGTTGACATCGCTAATACATGACATATATTTTGCTTGCGAAAAAATGGGTCACTTTTCCAAGTCTATATCGTATACACTGGAAAATGCTACAGCTTTACTATCAAAtttcttttggaatattttcGATCC ACATCGGCGCCATTCCATATCtctgttagaaataaaaataacattcctTTTATTGTGTAAATTATACGCTTCCGAACAAATCGTAAACGAATTTTACATACTGTTGAGTAACCGAAAAACTAAATGTGTTTCGAAGCTGAACTTTGAATATAtgctgaatattttgacaaaaatattttcatacatAGGAGAAGGATCTGCATATGGATTCCAAAACATATCCCTAGTTTTAGATCAGTGTTACGCAAGG TGTCACAACTTATCAGGCCTGACGGATCATCAGTTTCATTGCTTATGGACAAGAACGCAAACACGTTTCCTAATTTATGCAAACCTTATAGCACTAATAAAAAGAATTGAAGACACTGAAAAACTTATTCATCTCAACTCATGTGCCTCATGCCATCTGGAAAAAATTACAGGGATTCGTTTTAAATGTCAATCTTGCAAAGATTTATCATTATGTTTGAAATGTTTCGCTCAAGGATACACAAACAATAGACATGACGCAGGCCATCGAATGTATGAAGTTTTCGTTGAG gaTTTGCcaccaaagaaattttcttattacttgtcaaaattatgtacaGGTATGTTCTGTGCTCCAAAACCGTCCAGCGAAGACACAACTGGTTTCGCAAATGAAACGGTTACACAAAATGACACAGAATTAGTAACAATTGCCACCAATAGGACATCAAATGCATCTACAGTAAGTTTAAAAACATTGCCGAAATCCCATCAGACTTCAAAAGAAGCAGTAATTAGGGATAAAACAATAAATGATACGAAACAAAAGAGTGATGTTGGTG aaTCTTTAGCTTGTCTAACAACGACAGCCTCCACAGCATTAAATGTTTCTGGAAAGTTACAATCCCTAATTGATAGATTACTAAATCAAAATGA aAAACTGGAAAATCAATTGAAATGTATAGGATCATCGAGCACAGAACAAATATCAAATTTCCTAACAGCACATCAGGAATTCTTGAGGGAAATTATATCAGAAATGCGAAACATTTCG TCCACTAACTCTGAGATGGAAAAATCATTTTTACCCAGTAGTACTCCGAATCGCTGGGGTACGGTGACGTCTGGAATGGATGACCTTAGTGCTGTTGTAAATATGCAATCAAATGGTGGTGGTAATTTTCCGATTGACAGTAAACCTAAGGACTTTTTAACCCATTCAA ttaatggCGCAGACATAAATCGCACATACCTCGATGCTAACAAATCGGACTATTCAATAAACGATTTGAGTATATGGTTCAATCAACGGCGGCTATCATCAATTGCTCCCATTTCGTTGCCAGTATCTCTACCACTCCCGTCCTTGAATGAACTATCATCCCATGAAGAGCTTAACTACTATGGTGTCAATACTCGTGATACCGAAATGAATAACTTCAAGTTATTATTGACTAAAGTGAAGGAAATAGTTGATGATTCCTACAGTGACAATACGGAGCTGTCCGAAGCaacacaaaatttagaaaatgcaTTGGAATCGATCATTAATATAGAAGAAGATCGAAGGCTGagtctaaaataa
- the LOC142232418 gene encoding uncharacterized protein LOC142232418 isoform X1 produces the protein MKFLSKNKLLMSLSKLVLEPDLDSIQKSMKDEVEYASYVVPDGRSPKFWWSEELKVGFRRQWAAAKKARLFPSYNNLEDARKATEHWKNMVAEAKKKCYLAKLDEINKSPNTKNAWKFINNIRGRNNPTRSIWNDENNAVYLEHLKNQVTGENVIIDFPLVNHFIEPFDFEEFILCLSGKRSQSAGGHDGITYNMIKSLSGISKRALLTAMNNAFLTNTIRDDWRIIKIVPIPKPKKNHNDPKNFRPISLISVFLKCINLMVKERISVHFDSVDIIPRRSFAYKKNSSTSTCINELLHRVALLKANNFKVVILSLDICDAYNCVKIDMLQRKLILSGLDTAYCNWIINFLSHRILKLSNSEVSVYNGLPQGSCLSPLLFNLYTASLHTLEDGNTTIFQYADDFIIMSYHRDFAEARSNLIDKVREFMDTCRNLNLSFNPSKSNTMYFAKNGFKNIDMVIDGTRVEQTKKLRFLGRIVTNSLSIKDHYDSISKETQNRVNMLKCLTSIRGGLHPNVALNVYKSIVRSKIEYVRTTAADAPKSINKRVERLQTDMLRRSLGVARSSPTHIVYALAHELPPEFRAVYLTAKELIKVQSRDKVLYDLVSDNPKVNSSYSYVYYEFPQIFDSIEHISNSLTSRKVTVRLNLLPNGKNNYPIDILKSIYLSEIDGYKNFNFTIFATDASVSTNSIGCGIVNVSTNQRFLFRIGFAASSTFGELWALVKALEIAIEHEDDKCVLFTDSLAACKIIASENTNNYIAATFHQKLQDSNINKCHIVWIPGHRGLNINELADETAKLAAECGAPLNPKLTPEEGLNKIRTALWNNWNLEFKKISLCKSIKASKLFEDVRIKPWFSKYMFNPQETKIINRLHTARTYDKPFLLKIGAISSDVCNECLDAESTHHTIFDCTKFDALRLKYNLTNRFTDVYDILATKDIDLYKSLVNFIIETNVSI, from the coding sequence ATGAAATTTCTATCCAAAAATAAACTTCTGATGTCGCTTTCGAAGTTGGTGCTTGAGCCGGATTTGGATAGTATACAAAAGTCTATGAAAGATGAAGTTGAGTATGCCTCATATGTTGTTCCAGATGGACGTAGCCCAAAGTTTTGGTGGAGTGAGGAACTCAAGGTTGGGTTTCGCAGGCAGTGGGCGGCTGCTAAGAAAGCCAGGCTTTTTCCCTCGTATAACAATCTTGAAGATGCTAGAAAAGCGACTGAGCACTGGAAGAATATGGTGGCTGAGGCCAAGAAAAAGTGTTATCTTGCCAAACTAGATGAAATCAACAAGTCTCCCAACACTAAAAATGCCTGGAAGTTTATTAATAACATCCGTGGAAGAAATAATCCTACTAGATCTATTTGGAATGATGAAAATAATGCTGTATACTTGGAGCACCTTAAAAATCAAGTTACTGGTGAGAATGTGATTATTGATTTTCCTTTGGTTAATCACTTCATTGAACCATTTGATTTTGAAGAGTTTATTTTGTGTCTATCTGGAAAAAGGTCTCAGTCGGCTGGAGGACATGATGGAATAACGTATAATATGATTAAATCTCTCTCGGGCATTTCCAAACGCGCTTTGTTAACAGCTATGAACAATGCTTTTTTGACTAACACCATTCGAGATGATTGgagaattataaaaattgtgcCTATACCAAAACCGAAAAAGAATCATAATGACCCTAAAAACTTTCGGCCAATATCATTGATATCGGTGTTTCTaaaatgtattaatttaatGGTGAAAGAAAGAATCTCAGTACACTTTGACAGTGTGGATATTATACCCAGAAGATCATTTGCATACAAAAAGAATTCTTCCACAAGTACATGTATTAATGAACTCTTGCATAGAGTTGCCTTGCTTAAGGCCAACAACTTCAAGGTTGTTATTCTGTCTCTTGATATATGTGATGCTtataattgtgtcaagattgatATGCTACAGAGAAAACTCATCCTTTCAGGTTTGGATACTGCGTACTGTAACTGGATCATTAATTTTCTCTCTCACAGAATACTGAAGTTGAGTAATTCGGAGGTGTCTGTGTACAATGGGTTGCCACAAGGTAGTTGTCTGTCGCCACTGCTGTTTAACTTATACACTGCCAGTCTTCATACCCTTGAGGATGGCAATACAACTATTTTTCAATATGCAGATGACTTCATCATAATGTCGTATCACCGTGATTTTGCTGAGGCTAGATCGAACCTTATTGACAAGGTAAGAGAATTCATGGACACCTGTAGAAATCTTAATTTATCCTTTAATCCATCCAAATCGAACACAAtgtattttgctaaaaatggttttaaaaatattgatatggTTATCGATGGTACTAGAGTTGAGCAGAcgaaaaaactgcgatttctaggcAGAATTGTCACGAATTCCTTGTCGATAAAGGACCATTATGATTCTATTTCAAAGGAGACGCAGAATCGTGTAAACATGCTTAAGTGCCTCACTTCTATTCGAGGGGGTTTGCATCCCAATGTTGCGTTGAATGTGTATAAAAGCATTGTTAGATCAAAGATAGAATATGTGAGAACCACAGCGGCAGATGCCCCGAAGAGTATTAATAAAAGAGTGGAAAGATTACAGACTGACATGTTAAGGAGAAGTCTAGGTGTTGCCAGATCTTCCCCCACACATATTGTTTATGCATTGGCTCATGAACTCCCCCCAGAGTTTAGAGCAGTGTACCTGACAGCGAAAGAACTCATTAAGGTGCAATCCAGAGATAAGGTGCTGTATGATCTAGTGTCTGATAATCCAAAAGTCAACTCCAGCTACAGTTACGTATATTAtgaatttcctcaaatttttgATAGTATTGAGCACATTTCTAACTCCTTGACATCTAGAAAAGTTACTGTCAGACTCAACCTATTGCCTAATGGGAAGAATAACTATCCCATAGATATATTAAAGTCCATCTACCTCAGCGAAATTGatggctataaaaattttaattttactatttttgctacTGATGCTTCTGTTTCTACTAACTCTATTGGCTGTGGTATTGTCAATGTATCCACAAATCAACGATTTCTTTTCAGAATTGGTTTTGCTGCCTCATCCACTTTTGGGGAACTATGGGCATTAGTCAAGGCTCTGGAGATTGCCATTGAACATGAAGATGACAAGTGTGTACTGTTCACGGATAGCCTTGCTGCATGCAAGATTATTGCCAGTGAAAACACCAACAACTACATTGCCGCTACATTTCATCAAAAACTTCAAGATTCTAACATCAATAAATGCCATATTGTCTGGATTCCTGGTCATAGAGGACTGAACATAAATGAGTTAGCAGATGAAACAGCCAAACTTGCTGCAGAGTGTGGGGCACCCCTTAACCCTAAACTCACTCCTGAAGAAGGCCTAAACAAAATCCGAACAGCTCTATGGAATAATTGGAATTtagaattcaagaaaatttctctCTGCAAAAGCATCAAAGCCAGCAAATTATTTGAAGATGTTAGAATAAAGCCGTGGTTTTCGAAGTATATGTTCAACCCCCAAGAAACCAAAATCATCAATCGATTGCACACAGCCCGTACGTATGACAAaccttttcttttaaaaattggagcTATCAGCTCAGATGTCTGCAACGAATGTTTGGATGCGGAATCAACAcatcatacaatttttgattgTACAAAATTCGATGCTCTAAgactgaaatacaatttaactaATCGTTTTACTGATGTTTATGACATCCTGGCTACAAAGGACATAGATTTATATAAATCTCTcgttaattttattattgaaacTAACGTTTCAATTTAA
- the PIG-K gene encoding phosphatidylinositol glycan anchor biosynthesis class K encodes MGDWFKFSIFLSLCACLTSSQHATNQLNQYAEAVQKSTHTNNWAVLVDASRFWFNYRHVANVLSIYRSVKRLGIPDSQIILMIADDMACNPRNPRPGQVYNNANQHINVYGDDVEVDYRGYEVTVENFVRLLTGRTQNGTARSKKLLTDAGSNVLIYLTGHGGDGFLKFQDSEEITSQELADAVEQMWEKKRYNELFLMVDTCQAASLYEKFTSPNILAVASSLVGEDSLSHHVDSSIGVYMIDRYTYYALEFLEKVQPNTDKTMGEFLKVCPKRLCISTVGVRKDLYKRDPHKVPITDFFGSIRPTEITTGRVNITLAEEEDFIEAYQQQEEAKSQHSTFNVQFEPQFPKDLFK; translated from the exons atgggagattggttcaaattttcaatatttttgtcattgtGCGCTTGTTTAACTTCCAGTCAACAT GCCACAAATCAACTTAACCAATATGCGGAAGCCGTCCAAAAGTCAACTCATACCAATAATTGGGCAGTTTTGGTAGATGCATCACGTTTTTGGTTTAATTATCGTCATGTCGCCAATGTCCTGTCTATATATAGATCGGTAAAACGTTTGGGTATCCCCGACTCCCAGATTATACTTATGATTGCTGACGATATGGCTTGTAATCCACGCAATCCACGTCCTGGTCAAGTCTATAATAATGCCAATCAACATATTAATGTATATGGTGATGATGTTGAAGTAGATTATAGGGGTTATGAGGtcactgtggaaaattttgtacgtcTTTTAACGGGACGTACCCAAAATGGAACTGCCCGATCGAAGAAACTGCTTACGGATGCTGGCAGTaatgttttgatttatttgaCTGGCCATGGTGGCGATGGCTTCTTAAAATTCCAAGACTCAGAAGAAATTACTAGTCAAGAATTGGCCGATGCTGTCGAGCAAATGTGGGAGAAGAAAAG atACAATGAACTATTCTTGATGGTGGATACTTGTCAAGCTGCATCTCTATATGAAAAGTTTACCTCACCAAATATTTTAGCAGTAGCCAGCAGTTTAGTAGGAGAGGATTCATTATCG catCATGTTGATTCGTCCATTGGTGTTTACATGATCGATCGCTATACTTATTATGCTTTGGAGTTTTTGGAAAAAGTCCAACCCAATACTGACAAAACAATGGGTGAATTT TTAAAAGTATGCCCCAAGCGTTTATGCATATCAACAGTGGGTGTACGCAAGGATTTATATAAACGAGATCCTCATAAAGTTCCTATAACCGATTTCTTTGGTTCCATACGGCCTACAGAGATAACTACAGGGCGAGTCAATATAACACTAGCTGAAGAAGA
- the LOC142232418 gene encoding uncharacterized protein LOC142232418 isoform X2 translates to MKFLSKNKLLMSLSKLVLEPDLDSIQKSMKDEVEYASYVVPDGRSPKFWWSEELKVGFRRQWAAAKKARLFPSYNNLEDARKATEHWKNMVAEAKKKCYLAKLDEINKSPNTKNAWKFINNIRGRNNPTRSIWNDENNAVYLEHLKNQVTGLDTAYCNWIINFLSHRILKLSNSEVSVYNGLPQGSCLSPLLFNLYTASLHTLEDGNTTIFQYADDFIIMSYHRDFAEARSNLIDKVREFMDTCRNLNLSFNPSKSNTMYFAKNGFKNIDMVIDGTRVEQTKKLRFLGRIVTNSLSIKDHYDSISKETQNRVNMLKCLTSIRGGLHPNVALNVYKSIVRSKIEYVRTTAADAPKSINKRVERLQTDMLRRSLGVARSSPTHIVYALAHELPPEFRAVYLTAKELIKVQSRDKVLYDLVSDNPKVNSSYSYVYYEFPQIFDSIEHISNSLTSRKVTVRLNLLPNGKNNYPIDILKSIYLSEIDGYKNFNFTIFATDASVSTNSIGCGIVNVSTNQRFLFRIGFAASSTFGELWALVKALEIAIEHEDDKCVLFTDSLAACKIIASENTNNYIAATFHQKLQDSNINKCHIVWIPGHRGLNINELADETAKLAAECGAPLNPKLTPEEGLNKIRTALWNNWNLEFKKISLCKSIKASKLFEDVRIKPWFSKYMFNPQETKIINRLHTARTYDKPFLLKIGAISSDVCNECLDAESTHHTIFDCTKFDALRLKYNLTNRFTDVYDILATKDIDLYKSLVNFIIETNVSI, encoded by the exons ATGAAATTTCTATCCAAAAATAAACTTCTGATGTCGCTTTCGAAGTTGGTGCTTGAGCCGGATTTGGATAGTATACAAAAGTCTATGAAAGATGAAGTTGAGTATGCCTCATATGTTGTTCCAGATGGACGTAGCCCAAAGTTTTGGTGGAGTGAGGAACTCAAGGTTGGGTTTCGCAGGCAGTGGGCGGCTGCTAAGAAAGCCAGGCTTTTTCCCTCGTATAACAATCTTGAAGATGCTAGAAAAGCGACTGAGCACTGGAAGAATATGGTGGCTGAGGCCAAGAAAAAGTGTTATCTTGCCAAACTAGATGAAATCAACAAGTCTCCCAACACTAAAAATGCCTGGAAGTTTATTAATAACATCCGTGGAAGAAATAATCCTACTAGATCTATTTGGAATGATGAAAATAATGCTGTATACTTGGAGCACCTTAAAAATCAAGTTACTG GTTTGGATACTGCGTACTGTAACTGGATCATTAATTTTCTCTCTCACAGAATACTGAAGTTGAGTAATTCGGAGGTGTCTGTGTACAATGGGTTGCCACAAGGTAGTTGTCTGTCGCCACTGCTGTTTAACTTATACACTGCCAGTCTTCATACCCTTGAGGATGGCAATACAACTATTTTTCAATATGCAGATGACTTCATCATAATGTCGTATCACCGTGATTTTGCTGAGGCTAGATCGAACCTTATTGACAAGGTAAGAGAATTCATGGACACCTGTAGAAATCTTAATTTATCCTTTAATCCATCCAAATCGAACACAAtgtattttgctaaaaatggttttaaaaatattgatatggTTATCGATGGTACTAGAGTTGAGCAGAcgaaaaaactgcgatttctaggcAGAATTGTCACGAATTCCTTGTCGATAAAGGACCATTATGATTCTATTTCAAAGGAGACGCAGAATCGTGTAAACATGCTTAAGTGCCTCACTTCTATTCGAGGGGGTTTGCATCCCAATGTTGCGTTGAATGTGTATAAAAGCATTGTTAGATCAAAGATAGAATATGTGAGAACCACAGCGGCAGATGCCCCGAAGAGTATTAATAAAAGAGTGGAAAGATTACAGACTGACATGTTAAGGAGAAGTCTAGGTGTTGCCAGATCTTCCCCCACACATATTGTTTATGCATTGGCTCATGAACTCCCCCCAGAGTTTAGAGCAGTGTACCTGACAGCGAAAGAACTCATTAAGGTGCAATCCAGAGATAAGGTGCTGTATGATCTAGTGTCTGATAATCCAAAAGTCAACTCCAGCTACAGTTACGTATATTAtgaatttcctcaaatttttgATAGTATTGAGCACATTTCTAACTCCTTGACATCTAGAAAAGTTACTGTCAGACTCAACCTATTGCCTAATGGGAAGAATAACTATCCCATAGATATATTAAAGTCCATCTACCTCAGCGAAATTGatggctataaaaattttaattttactatttttgctacTGATGCTTCTGTTTCTACTAACTCTATTGGCTGTGGTATTGTCAATGTATCCACAAATCAACGATTTCTTTTCAGAATTGGTTTTGCTGCCTCATCCACTTTTGGGGAACTATGGGCATTAGTCAAGGCTCTGGAGATTGCCATTGAACATGAAGATGACAAGTGTGTACTGTTCACGGATAGCCTTGCTGCATGCAAGATTATTGCCAGTGAAAACACCAACAACTACATTGCCGCTACATTTCATCAAAAACTTCAAGATTCTAACATCAATAAATGCCATATTGTCTGGATTCCTGGTCATAGAGGACTGAACATAAATGAGTTAGCAGATGAAACAGCCAAACTTGCTGCAGAGTGTGGGGCACCCCTTAACCCTAAACTCACTCCTGAAGAAGGCCTAAACAAAATCCGAACAGCTCTATGGAATAATTGGAATTtagaattcaagaaaatttctctCTGCAAAAGCATCAAAGCCAGCAAATTATTTGAAGATGTTAGAATAAAGCCGTGGTTTTCGAAGTATATGTTCAACCCCCAAGAAACCAAAATCATCAATCGATTGCACACAGCCCGTACGTATGACAAaccttttcttttaaaaattggagcTATCAGCTCAGATGTCTGCAACGAATGTTTGGATGCGGAATCAACAcatcatacaatttttgattgTACAAAATTCGATGCTCTAAgactgaaatacaatttaactaATCGTTTTACTGATGTTTATGACATCCTGGCTACAAAGGACATAGATTTATATAAATCTCTcgttaattttattattgaaacTAACGTTTCAATTTAA